In the Synechococcus sp. Nb3U1 genome, one interval contains:
- the cbiT gene encoding precorrin-6Y C5,15-methyltransferase subunit CbiT has translation MSTPFPWPYRTPGIPDSAFERIPGIPMSPREVRVLVLSQLRLGENHCLWDIGAGTGTIAIEAAVLCPKAQVIAVERDAEVVSLIEGNCEKFGLSNIQVIQGIAPDCLQQLSPPPDRICIEGGYPLQEILESCWQYLSPEGRIVATTHSLDGLYGLSAGLAAVRAHHVEVIQSAVNRLEHRGRAQMLVALDPTFVLSGEK, from the coding sequence ATGTCAACCCCGTTCCCCTGGCCGTACCGCACCCCAGGGATCCCTGACTCCGCCTTCGAACGTATTCCCGGGATCCCCATGAGCCCCAGAGAGGTGCGCGTATTGGTGCTGAGCCAGTTGCGGTTGGGAGAAAACCACTGTTTGTGGGATATCGGCGCCGGTACAGGTACCATCGCCATTGAAGCAGCCGTCCTATGCCCAAAAGCTCAAGTGATCGCCGTTGAGCGAGATGCGGAGGTTGTCAGCCTGATCGAGGGCAATTGTGAAAAATTTGGTCTGAGCAACATCCAGGTAATTCAAGGAATAGCCCCAGACTGTCTGCAGCAGCTTTCTCCGCCACCAGATCGCATCTGTATTGAGGGAGGTTACCCTTTACAAGAGATCCTGGAGTCTTGCTGGCAATACCTCAGTCCAGAAGGGCGGATTGTAGCTACTACCCATTCTTTGGATGGACTCTACGGCCTTTCTGCCGGGTTAGCCGCTGTGCGGGCTCATCACGTAGAGGTGATTCAATCGGCGGTCAATCGGCTGGAACACCGTGGGCGGGCACAAATGCTCGTGGCGCTGGATCCCACCTTCGTTTTGAGCGGGGAAAAATGA
- the glgP gene encoding alpha-glucan family phosphorylase, whose protein sequence is MSIATLAPAFPERCPVLPEALTPLCEIARNYWWTWNPDHLTIFREMDPALWEKTSHNPVRMLEEVSYLRLAALATDVNYLATLQRMVKSYRVYIAAEDTWAKRTMKSYDWQRPIAYFCAEYGLHESLPTYSGGLGMLAADHLKSASDLGVPMVAIGLLYRQGYFQQRLDNSGWQGELYEDSEFDLLPLTLVRRQDGSPLLVEVAMRQRVVKARTWRVDVGRVPLFLLDTDIPENDPVDRWITGHLYGGSTDTRIAQECILGIGGVRLLRQLGLDPSVYHMNEGHAAFLTLELLREEVSRGMPFLAAEPKIREKCLFTTHTPVPAGHDAFGPNEMDTFFASFWPQLGLTREQFLALGARRTGDPWERFNMTVLALRYARAANGVSKLHGRVSREMWHVLYPERSVEEVPIGSITNGVHARTWISPLFWNLYNQYLGPDWPERMSDPEVWAQVKEIPDEELWRCKAALRERLVSFARHRVLRARRNRGEANERIQAVGHLLDPKILTIGFARRFSTYKRGDLILRDLERITRIFTNKDYPVQIIFAGKAHPRDEGGKRLIQRVVEWSNQPEVADRIAFIENYDAYVGRNLVQGVDVWLNNPRRPLEASGTSGQKVGFSGGLNLSVLDGWWPEGYNGHNGWAIGQEIDGIDPAAQDDLDANSLYDLLEYEVIPMFYDRDEQGIPRRWVARMKEAIRTLNPVFNTDRMVAEYVLKMYEPEHMPAEVQPTLSGSAVAG, encoded by the coding sequence ATGTCCATCGCCACCTTAGCCCCTGCCTTTCCTGAGCGTTGTCCCGTACTCCCAGAGGCTCTCACGCCCTTGTGCGAGATCGCCCGCAACTATTGGTGGACTTGGAACCCGGATCACCTCACCATTTTCCGGGAAATGGATCCCGCCTTGTGGGAGAAAACCTCCCATAATCCCGTGCGCATGCTGGAGGAAGTCTCCTATCTGCGCCTGGCCGCCTTGGCTACGGATGTGAACTATCTAGCCACTCTGCAACGGATGGTGAAGTCCTATCGCGTCTACATTGCCGCTGAGGACACCTGGGCTAAGCGCACCATGAAAAGCTATGACTGGCAGCGCCCGATTGCCTACTTCTGTGCCGAGTACGGTTTGCACGAGTCTTTGCCCACCTACTCCGGTGGTTTGGGCATGTTGGCTGCCGACCACCTCAAGTCTGCCTCTGATTTGGGGGTGCCGATGGTGGCGATTGGCTTGCTCTATCGGCAGGGCTACTTTCAACAGCGCCTCGACAACAGCGGCTGGCAAGGGGAACTCTACGAAGATTCTGAATTTGACTTGCTGCCTCTCACCTTGGTACGCCGTCAGGATGGCAGCCCTCTGTTGGTGGAAGTGGCGATGCGGCAGCGAGTGGTGAAGGCGCGTACCTGGCGGGTAGATGTGGGTCGGGTACCCCTCTTCCTTCTCGATACCGATATTCCAGAAAATGACCCGGTCGATCGATGGATTACCGGCCACCTCTACGGCGGTAGTACCGATACCCGCATCGCGCAGGAGTGCATTCTTGGCATTGGAGGTGTACGTCTGCTGCGCCAGTTGGGCTTGGATCCCTCGGTCTACCACATGAATGAGGGGCATGCCGCGTTCCTAACGCTGGAGCTGTTGCGGGAAGAAGTTTCCCGCGGTATGCCCTTTTTGGCAGCAGAGCCGAAGATTCGGGAGAAGTGTCTGTTCACCACCCATACGCCTGTGCCGGCAGGTCACGATGCTTTTGGTCCCAATGAGATGGATACTTTCTTCGCCTCCTTCTGGCCGCAACTGGGTCTGACACGGGAGCAATTCTTGGCCTTGGGAGCTCGTCGCACCGGGGATCCCTGGGAGCGCTTTAATATGACGGTGCTGGCTTTGCGGTATGCCCGGGCAGCCAACGGGGTGAGCAAGCTACACGGACGGGTTTCCCGGGAAATGTGGCATGTGCTCTATCCGGAGCGGTCTGTGGAGGAGGTGCCGATCGGCTCCATTACCAATGGTGTTCACGCTCGTACCTGGATCTCACCCTTGTTCTGGAATCTCTACAACCAGTATTTGGGGCCCGATTGGCCAGAGCGGATGTCGGATCCCGAGGTATGGGCGCAGGTTAAGGAGATTCCCGATGAAGAATTATGGCGTTGCAAGGCGGCTCTGCGGGAGCGTTTGGTGTCTTTTGCTCGCCACCGGGTGTTGCGAGCTCGGCGCAATCGTGGGGAAGCCAATGAGCGCATTCAAGCTGTAGGCCACCTTTTGGATCCCAAGATCCTGACGATTGGGTTTGCCCGTCGCTTCAGCACCTACAAGCGGGGCGACCTGATCCTGCGGGATTTGGAGCGGATTACCCGCATCTTCACCAATAAGGACTATCCCGTTCAGATCATCTTTGCCGGTAAGGCTCACCCACGGGATGAAGGGGGGAAACGCCTGATTCAACGGGTGGTGGAGTGGTCCAACCAACCTGAAGTGGCAGATCGCATCGCCTTTATCGAAAATTACGATGCCTATGTCGGTCGTAACTTGGTGCAGGGGGTGGATGTGTGGCTGAACAACCCGCGTCGTCCTCTAGAGGCCTCCGGCACCTCCGGTCAGAAGGTGGGCTTCAGCGGTGGTTTGAATTTGTCGGTTTTGGATGGCTGGTGGCCTGAAGGCTACAACGGTCATAACGGCTGGGCGATTGGCCAAGAAATCGACGGCATTGATCCGGCAGCCCAAGATGATTTGGATGCCAACTCTCTCTACGATCTGCTGGAATATGAGGTGATTCCCATGTTCTACGACCGTGATGAACAGGGGATCCCGCGTCGCTGGGTGGCTCGCATGAAGGAGGCGATTCGCACCCTCAACCCTGTCTTTAACACCGACCGAATGGTGGCGGAGTACGTGCTGAAGATGTATGAGCCAGAGCACATGCCTGCTGAGGTTCAGCCCACCTTGTCTGGCTCTGCGGTGGCAGGTTAA
- the ftsH gene encoding ATP-dependent zinc metalloprotease FtsH → MSQKGKNKKWRSAGLYALLAIVLISLATTFFGTRPAERQEISYSDLISRVERGEVSKVLVETAPDGRQIAIAEAEVNNRATQVQVNLPPLTPEFESALVAQGVELSVRPVQEDGLLGRILSTFFLPVLLLLGLFFLLRRAQSGPGNQALNFGKSKARVQMEPKTQITFNDVAGIEQAKLELAEVVDFLKNSERFTALGAKIPRGVLLVGPPGTGKTLLARAVAGEAGVPFFSISGSEFVEMFVGVGASRVRDLFEQAKQNAPCIVFIDEIDAVGRQRGAGLGGGNDEREQTLNQLLTEMDGFEGNSGIIVIAATNRPDVLDAALLRPGRFDRQVTVDRPDFQGRSEILKVHARGKTLSADVDLEKLARRTPGFTGADLANLLNEAAILAARRNLTEISMDEINDAVDRVLAGPEKKDRLMSERRKELVAYHESGHALVGSLLPNYDPIQKVTIIPRGQAGGLTWFMPSDDDMGLTTRAHLKNMMTVALGGRVAEEVIYGESEITTGAASDLQQVARIARNMVTRFGMSDRLGNVALGRQSSNIFLGRDIATERDFSEETAAIIDEEVRRLVDEAYERATRLLTENRALLDRIAHRLVETETIDGEELQAIIDSSEVVMLPPQEEPEPLTIPMAVNVKA, encoded by the coding sequence GTGAGTCAGAAAGGTAAAAACAAGAAATGGAGAAGTGCGGGGTTGTATGCGTTGCTGGCCATCGTGCTGATTTCGTTGGCCACGACCTTTTTCGGTACCCGCCCAGCTGAACGCCAAGAGATCAGCTACTCCGACCTGATTAGCCGCGTCGAACGGGGCGAGGTCAGCAAAGTTTTGGTGGAAACTGCCCCCGATGGTCGTCAAATCGCCATTGCCGAGGCGGAGGTGAACAACCGTGCCACTCAGGTTCAGGTGAATTTGCCCCCCCTCACCCCCGAGTTTGAGAGCGCCCTAGTTGCCCAAGGGGTGGAATTGTCGGTGCGCCCCGTCCAAGAGGATGGCCTACTCGGACGCATCCTCAGCACCTTCTTCCTGCCTGTTTTGCTGCTGCTCGGCTTGTTCTTTCTGCTGCGCCGTGCCCAGAGTGGCCCCGGTAACCAAGCGCTCAACTTCGGCAAGTCGAAAGCGCGGGTACAGATGGAACCCAAAACTCAGATCACCTTCAATGATGTGGCCGGCATTGAGCAGGCCAAGTTGGAGCTGGCTGAGGTGGTGGATTTCCTAAAGAATTCTGAGCGTTTCACCGCTTTGGGGGCCAAGATCCCGCGGGGGGTCTTGTTGGTCGGCCCGCCAGGTACTGGTAAAACCCTGTTGGCCCGTGCTGTGGCCGGAGAGGCGGGGGTGCCCTTTTTCTCCATTTCCGGCTCCGAGTTTGTGGAAATGTTTGTCGGTGTCGGTGCCTCACGGGTGCGGGATCTGTTCGAGCAAGCCAAGCAAAATGCCCCTTGTATCGTCTTCATCGATGAAATTGATGCGGTTGGTCGCCAACGGGGGGCCGGATTGGGAGGTGGCAATGACGAACGGGAACAAACCCTGAACCAGTTGCTCACAGAAATGGATGGCTTCGAGGGCAACTCCGGCATTATCGTGATCGCGGCCACCAACCGACCGGATGTTTTGGATGCAGCGCTGTTGCGACCGGGCCGTTTCGATCGCCAGGTGACGGTGGATCGCCCCGACTTCCAAGGGCGTTCCGAGATCCTCAAGGTGCATGCTCGCGGCAAAACCCTCTCTGCTGATGTGGATCTGGAGAAATTGGCCCGCCGTACCCCTGGGTTTACTGGGGCGGATTTGGCTAACCTTCTGAACGAAGCAGCCATTCTGGCGGCCCGCCGTAACCTCACCGAGATCTCCATGGATGAGATCAACGATGCGGTGGATCGGGTGCTGGCCGGCCCTGAGAAGAAAGATCGCCTGATGAGCGAGCGGCGCAAGGAACTGGTGGCCTACCATGAGTCGGGTCATGCTCTGGTGGGATCCCTTTTGCCCAACTACGATCCGATCCAAAAAGTGACGATCATCCCCCGTGGGCAAGCCGGTGGCCTTACCTGGTTTATGCCTAGCGATGACGATATGGGACTCACCACCCGTGCCCATCTGAAAAACATGATGACCGTCGCCTTGGGGGGCCGTGTAGCGGAAGAGGTGATCTACGGCGAGTCTGAGATCACCACCGGTGCTGCCAGCGACCTGCAACAGGTGGCTCGGATTGCCCGCAACATGGTGACCCGCTTTGGCATGAGCGATCGCCTGGGAAATGTCGCTTTGGGTCGGCAGTCCAGCAACATCTTCTTGGGTCGAGATATCGCTACCGAGCGGGATTTTTCGGAAGAAACCGCGGCCATCATTGATGAAGAGGTGCGGCGACTGGTGGATGAAGCCTATGAGCGGGCTACCCGCCTGCTGACAGAAAACCGTGCCCTCTTGGATCGCATCGCCCACCGCTTGGTGGAAACTGAAACGATCGATGGGGAAGAGTTGCAGGCGATTATCGACAGCTCTGAGGTGGTGATGTTGCCGCCACAGGAGGAGCCAGAGCCGTTGACCATTCCGATGGCCGTGAATGTCAAGGCCTAG
- a CDS encoding FIST signal transduction protein, with protein sequence MQWVNALSQLPSLEAALRQVVEEAKAKLQAAQLKSALTRQVQTVGSGNLPGVLTGYVPSQTPRPSLGILFVSAAFASEYIRVLPLLSDLLDVEVLIGCSGGGIVGGVQEIEDGPALSLSLAVLPDGIVHPFHVRGSQLPDLDAAPSAWTDLIGVSPQTRPNFLLLADGFSSGVSELLQGLDFAYPGAVKVGGLASGGRSPNSNALFLRDARTPTPRQEMHREGTVGLALYGNVVLEAVVAQGCRPIGDPLRVTEAEGNVILGLEGRAPLPLLQELAERLSPADQQLARHSLFIGLLMNEFKLDPTPGDFLIRVILGIDPRIGAMAIGDRVRPGQTVQFHLRDAQTSSEDLRWALSRYQAEQPPEPRPDPCGALMFACLGRGQGLYGTPHFDSQQFRELVGDLPLGGFFCNGEIGPVGGTTFLHGYTSCFAIVRPTH encoded by the coding sequence ATGCAGTGGGTGAACGCACTCTCCCAGCTCCCCTCCCTAGAAGCGGCTCTGCGGCAAGTGGTGGAAGAGGCCAAAGCAAAGCTTCAGGCAGCCCAACTCAAAAGCGCCCTAACGCGACAAGTGCAAACGGTGGGATCCGGCAATTTGCCTGGGGTGCTGACGGGGTATGTGCCCTCTCAAACGCCGCGCCCTAGCCTTGGGATCCTATTTGTGTCGGCGGCCTTTGCTAGCGAATATATCCGCGTGTTACCGCTGCTGTCGGATCTTCTGGATGTTGAGGTGTTGATCGGGTGTTCGGGGGGGGGCATTGTCGGTGGAGTCCAGGAAATCGAAGACGGCCCGGCCCTGTCTTTGTCGTTGGCGGTGTTACCGGATGGGATAGTGCACCCTTTCCATGTGCGGGGCAGTCAACTGCCGGATTTGGATGCGGCCCCTTCTGCCTGGACGGATTTGATCGGAGTATCTCCGCAAACAAGACCGAATTTCCTGCTCCTAGCGGATGGATTTTCCTCCGGGGTTTCAGAACTGTTGCAGGGCTTGGACTTTGCCTATCCTGGTGCGGTCAAGGTGGGCGGATTGGCCAGTGGCGGTCGTAGCCCCAACAGCAACGCGCTGTTTTTGCGGGATGCCCGTACCCCGACCCCGCGGCAGGAAATGCATCGGGAGGGAACAGTAGGGTTGGCCCTCTACGGCAACGTGGTACTAGAGGCGGTGGTAGCCCAGGGGTGCCGCCCGATTGGGGATCCCTTGCGGGTAACCGAGGCAGAAGGGAACGTGATTCTTGGGCTGGAAGGGCGTGCCCCGTTACCTTTGCTGCAGGAGTTGGCGGAACGGCTTAGCCCTGCCGACCAACAGTTGGCCCGTCACTCCCTCTTCATCGGCTTGCTGATGAATGAATTCAAACTGGATCCCACCCCAGGTGATTTTTTGATACGGGTGATTTTGGGGATCGACCCGCGGATAGGGGCGATGGCAATCGGAGATCGAGTGCGCCCTGGCCAAACGGTGCAATTTCATCTGCGGGATGCCCAGACGTCATCGGAGGATTTGCGCTGGGCCTTAAGCCGCTATCAAGCAGAACAGCCTCCAGAGCCTAGACCGGATCCCTGTGGGGCATTGATGTTTGCCTGCCTGGGGCGAGGTCAGGGGCTTTACGGCACACCCCACTTCGATTCGCAACAATTTCGGGAATTAGTGGGGGATCTACCGCTGGGGGGCTTTTTCTGTAATGGCGAGATTGGCCCGGTGGGGGGAACGACCTTTCTACACGGCTACACCTCCTGCTTCGCTATCGTGCGACCCACCCATTGA
- a CDS encoding phycobilisome protein — translation MLTQLRELSIAADGRYLRDEEMQFMETYLASFDLRLSAYHKIQNAEAQIIRDVEMKMRALDPYLLMRGVEDFSNKWKADTVRVLRLSALAMLLDDEQRYKERFLYWFQTLMRAFRTQRSCEATYRFLQEVVANYLTRDELNLLKPILETNRTLLGLN, via the coding sequence ATGCTGACTCAACTGCGCGAACTGAGCATCGCCGCCGATGGACGCTACCTCAGGGATGAGGAGATGCAGTTCATGGAGACCTACTTGGCCTCGTTTGATCTGCGCCTGAGCGCCTATCACAAGATTCAGAATGCAGAAGCCCAAATCATCCGAGATGTGGAGATGAAAATGCGCGCTCTGGATCCCTACTTGCTCATGCGCGGGGTGGAAGACTTTAGCAACAAGTGGAAAGCTGATACAGTAAGGGTCTTACGCCTTTCGGCGCTGGCTATGCTACTGGATGATGAGCAACGCTACAAAGAGCGATTTCTCTACTGGTTTCAAACCTTGATGCGGGCCTTCCGAACCCAACGCAGTTGCGAGGCAACCTATCGCTTTCTACAAGAGGTGGTGGCGAACTATCTAACCCGCGACGAATTGAACCTACTCAAGCCCATCCTAGAAACAAATCGCACGTTGCTAGGCCTGAACTAG
- a CDS encoding septal ring lytic transglycosylase RlpA family protein, with protein MIDLLTSALIALLPPVPGEPEQMVVSHYGQLPPGQSWNRLKDGSLFRPEQDFVAAHRTLPIGTRLLLTNPEQPEQKVVVDVLDRGPFIRGRDLDISTVAARKLGIYEQGVAQVEVRLLPAEEPPLSGILMSLN; from the coding sequence ATGATCGATTTGCTGACCAGCGCTTTGATTGCTCTATTGCCACCGGTGCCCGGAGAGCCAGAACAGATGGTGGTGAGCCACTACGGCCAACTGCCCCCCGGACAAAGCTGGAATCGACTTAAGGATGGCAGCCTCTTTCGACCGGAACAAGACTTCGTTGCCGCCCACCGCACCTTACCCATTGGCACACGCTTGCTCTTGACCAATCCTGAGCAACCCGAGCAGAAGGTGGTGGTGGATGTTTTGGATCGCGGCCCTTTTATTCGGGGTCGGGATCTGGATATTTCCACCGTCGCAGCCCGCAAGCTGGGAATTTATGAGCAAGGAGTGGCTCAGGTAGAAGTGCGTCTTTTGCCTGCAGAAGAACCACCCCTCTCTGGTATTTTGATGAGTTTAAACTAA
- a CDS encoding SpoIID/LytB domain-containing protein, with protein MPVAFFPSPSSSFRSHPQSAWFKGIALLIWAWLCLTFPVQARVLLRVGIAVNKPQVTLGSSTGARLLNAQGQPLAEVQAMQPLRASRSGAGISLAGQQGQRLFLQPTSPDGLVFINQNWYRGLVELIPGESGLIAINQVGLDDYVSSVVGSEMGHRFPLEALKAQAVASRTYALYHRGRRSNQPFDLGDSVDWQVYKGVAAESSRTQAAARETAGQVLTHQGQLINAVFHSSAGGHTDDAGNVWLESLPYLQGVPDFDQNSPVFSWTATIPAQQIQQLASGIGVIRSVEVLRSSPWGRAMMLRLTGSQGSKDLNAGEFRRLLGLRSTMIAISPRGAATTTASLTPMTGSPPAFFEIQGRGYGHGVGMSQWGAAGMAGQNYSYQQILSHYYRNTGLALVEGR; from the coding sequence GTGCCTGTTGCCTTCTTTCCCTCTCCTTCCTCTTCCTTTCGATCCCATCCTCAATCCGCTTGGTTTAAGGGTATTGCCCTGCTGATTTGGGCCTGGCTCTGTCTGACCTTCCCCGTACAGGCGCGCGTGCTGCTGCGGGTGGGGATCGCAGTCAACAAACCGCAAGTCACTCTTGGTAGCTCTACAGGGGCGCGGCTGTTGAATGCCCAGGGACAACCTCTGGCAGAGGTGCAGGCCATGCAACCGTTGCGGGCTAGCCGTTCGGGGGCCGGGATAAGCCTAGCCGGCCAGCAGGGACAACGCCTTTTTCTGCAGCCCACCTCCCCGGATGGGCTGGTGTTTATCAACCAGAATTGGTATCGCGGCTTGGTGGAGTTGATCCCGGGCGAGAGCGGGTTGATCGCCATCAATCAAGTGGGACTAGATGACTATGTCTCCAGTGTGGTGGGTAGCGAAATGGGACATCGTTTCCCTCTTGAGGCCCTCAAGGCCCAAGCGGTAGCCTCCCGTACTTATGCTCTCTACCACCGCGGTCGCCGTTCTAACCAACCTTTTGATCTGGGGGATAGCGTCGATTGGCAGGTGTACAAAGGGGTGGCCGCCGAATCCAGCCGTACCCAAGCGGCTGCCCGCGAGACTGCCGGACAGGTTCTCACCCATCAAGGGCAGTTGATCAACGCCGTTTTCCACTCCTCTGCGGGGGGGCATACGGATGATGCGGGCAACGTGTGGCTAGAGTCGTTGCCCTATTTGCAGGGGGTGCCGGATTTCGACCAAAACTCGCCCGTGTTTAGCTGGACGGCCACCATTCCCGCCCAGCAAATCCAGCAGTTGGCCTCTGGGATTGGGGTGATTCGCTCGGTCGAGGTGTTGCGCAGCTCCCCCTGGGGACGGGCGATGATGTTGCGCTTGACGGGATCCCAGGGCAGCAAAGACCTGAATGCGGGGGAATTTCGTCGGCTCTTGGGGTTGCGCAGCACGATGATCGCCATTAGCCCGCGCGGGGCTGCGACGACCACCGCCAGCTTGACTCCCATGACGGGATCCCCACCGGCATTTTTCGAGATTCAGGGGCGCGGCTACGGACATGGGGTGGGCATGAGCCAGTGGGGCGCTGCTGGCATGGCGGGCCAAAACTATTCCTATCAGCAGATCCTCAGCCATTACTACCGCAATACGGGCCTGGCATTGGTGGAGGGGCGTTAG
- a CDS encoding nucleoside deaminase, with translation MIGNKGNFPNASQPSSRDPWPIHRAWMQLALEEAARAGEAGDIPVAALVVGPGERLLALSGNRRERDRDPTAHAEILALRQAGQQLGDWQLLGCRLYVTLEPCPMCAGAISQSRLAQVIYGADDPKAGALRSVLNLPASDASFHCPEVIGGVCEAECRQLLQQWFLRLRGIPPHP, from the coding sequence ATGATCGGGAATAAGGGCAATTTCCCCAACGCCTCACAGCCAAGCAGTCGGGATCCCTGGCCAATTCATCGCGCCTGGATGCAGTTGGCTCTTGAGGAGGCCGCACGGGCGGGAGAAGCAGGAGACATTCCGGTGGCAGCTTTGGTGGTCGGCCCTGGAGAACGGTTGCTAGCCTTGAGCGGCAATCGGCGGGAACGGGATCGGGATCCCACCGCTCATGCGGAAATCTTGGCTTTGCGGCAAGCGGGACAACAACTGGGAGATTGGCAACTGTTGGGCTGTCGGCTGTACGTGACTCTCGAACCCTGTCCGATGTGTGCCGGGGCGATCAGCCAATCTCGACTGGCTCAGGTGATCTACGGTGCGGATGACCCTAAGGCCGGCGCGTTGCGTAGTGTGCTGAATTTGCCTGCATCCGACGCGAGCTTCCATTGCCCAGAGGTGATCGGCGGGGTTTGTGAGGCAGAGTGTCGGCAACTGCTGCAACAGTGGTTCCTGCGGCTGCGGGGGATCCCCCCCCATCCCTAG
- a CDS encoding LysM peptidoglycan-binding domain-containing protein: MRPTLSNPRNGELDSAGAAVSTFSSPALPVGIPSEGSLTAQDPEISQDPSVSEAPQDAEGSRLEWVAASPPMLPKPRLAGFALSLGLTGLVWLLKLELDPSAESLETLVRDPQQAIPDPLSELAQGTSDKSNKSNASLRRTYPVWANGLLLMLGLAGAATLQQRQLNRQPLTPLPPVIERIPPSVHTLSGALQQNYDLKKAQLREAFQEGAIPTGEGPKGILEHEVQPGETLWQLTQMYQLDAAAITVSNGIQANTPLEPGQTLWIPSQPGLVYTVKQGDTLEDVANRYQVSQQQIIAATPLNRPEYLRIGQRLLIPGDVSQLINRQKEMIAAQKAREEEERRRQEEEALRRAEEQARQEAEQQRLAEEAQRQAEQERQTQAALLASGSLTHTVGSGDTIERIAARYGVTQRSIIQANNLRNPHWLRIGQRLAIPAPGTQPTQAPAPPAQPQPQAQPVPAAPPQARSSSGFVWPVSGQITSGFGYRRGRLHAGVDIPGPVGSPIVAVMEGTVIFAGNGGDGYGNRVDIRHPNGLVTRYAHGHQIYVSNGQYVQQGQTIMSRGSTGWSTGPHLHFEVRPGGGAPVDPRPYLP; the protein is encoded by the coding sequence TTGAGACCCACCCTCTCGAATCCCCGGAATGGGGAACTGGACTCCGCCGGTGCCGCCGTGAGCACCTTTTCCAGCCCAGCCCTACCTGTTGGGATCCCTTCCGAAGGCTCATTGACTGCTCAGGATCCGGAGATCTCTCAGGATCCGTCTGTTTCCGAAGCTCCCCAGGATGCTGAAGGTTCCCGTTTGGAATGGGTTGCGGCTTCCCCTCCCATGTTGCCAAAGCCAAGACTGGCAGGGTTTGCTCTATCCCTTGGTTTAACCGGACTGGTATGGCTGCTCAAGTTGGAGTTGGATCCCTCCGCGGAGTCTTTGGAAACCTTAGTGCGGGATCCCCAGCAGGCGATTCCAGATCCTCTGTCCGAGCTGGCCCAGGGAACCTCTGATAAATCGAATAAATCGAACGCTTCGCTTCGGCGTACCTATCCCGTTTGGGCCAATGGGCTTTTGCTCATGCTGGGTTTGGCAGGAGCCGCCACGCTGCAGCAGCGACAACTGAATCGCCAGCCCTTGACCCCTCTTCCTCCGGTAATAGAGCGGATCCCGCCCTCGGTGCATACCCTATCTGGGGCTTTGCAGCAAAACTACGACCTCAAAAAAGCACAGCTACGGGAAGCTTTCCAAGAAGGAGCCATTCCCACCGGCGAAGGGCCTAAGGGCATTCTGGAGCACGAGGTTCAGCCTGGGGAAACCCTGTGGCAACTGACCCAGATGTATCAGCTGGACGCTGCTGCGATCACAGTGTCCAATGGCATTCAGGCCAATACCCCGTTGGAGCCTGGTCAAACCCTGTGGATCCCCAGTCAGCCGGGATTGGTCTATACCGTCAAGCAGGGAGATACCCTTGAGGATGTGGCCAATCGCTATCAGGTTTCGCAGCAACAGATCATCGCCGCCACCCCCCTTAATCGACCTGAATACTTGCGCATTGGTCAACGCTTGCTCATTCCCGGCGATGTCAGCCAGTTGATCAACCGGCAAAAGGAGATGATTGCGGCTCAGAAGGCTCGGGAGGAGGAAGAACGCCGCCGCCAAGAAGAGGAGGCCCTGCGCCGAGCAGAGGAACAAGCTCGCCAGGAAGCCGAACAGCAACGTCTGGCGGAAGAAGCTCAACGGCAAGCCGAACAAGAACGTCAGACCCAAGCCGCCCTCTTGGCCAGTGGATCCCTAACCCACACCGTCGGCTCCGGCGACACGATTGAGCGCATTGCCGCCCGCTATGGGGTAACCCAACGCTCCATTATTCAGGCCAACAACCTGCGCAATCCTCATTGGCTGCGCATTGGCCAGCGTCTGGCGATTCCGGCACCAGGTACGCAGCCCACCCAAGCGCCGGCTCCACCAGCTCAGCCTCAACCCCAGGCCCAACCGGTACCAGCAGCTCCTCCTCAAGCCCGCAGCAGCAGCGGTTTTGTCTGGCCGGTTTCTGGGCAAATTACCTCTGGTTTTGGCTACCGTCGGGGGCGTCTCCATGCTGGGGTGGATATCCCTGGCCCTGTGGGATCCCCGATTGTGGCGGTGATGGAGGGAACTGTGATTTTTGCTGGTAATGGCGGCGATGGCTATGGCAACCGGGTGGATATTCGCCATCCCAACGGGTTAGTCACCCGCTACGCCCACGGGCATCAGATTTACGTGTCCAATGGCCAGTACGTGCAGCAGGGACAAACGATCATGAGCCGAGGTAGCACCGGCTGGAGTACCGGCCCTCACCTGCACTTCGAAGTGCGCCCCGGCGGAGGTGCCCCTGTGGATCCACGTCCTTATCTACCCTAA
- a CDS encoding ferredoxin-thioredoxin reductase variable chain → MNIGDRVRVRTSVIVYHHPEYRNQPFDIKGMEGELKAVIRDWNGRPISANFPFQVQFSGKFRAHLQADELEVIESIAPSETAA, encoded by the coding sequence ATGAACATTGGAGATCGGGTGCGGGTTCGTACCAGCGTGATCGTCTATCACCACCCGGAATATCGCAATCAACCCTTTGATATTAAAGGAATGGAAGGGGAGCTGAAGGCAGTGATCCGAGATTGGAATGGCCGCCCAATCAGCGCCAATTTCCCCTTTCAAGTGCAGTTTAGCGGCAAGTTTCGAGCCCATCTACAGGCAGATGAGCTAGAGGTGATCGAGTCCATCGCTCCCTCAGAGACAGCGGCCTAG